A region from the Ammospiza caudacuta isolate bAmmCau1 chromosome 4, bAmmCau1.pri, whole genome shotgun sequence genome encodes:
- the RNF24 gene encoding RING finger protein 24, giving the protein MSSDFQHYSFRMPNIGFQNLPLNIYIVVFGTAIFVFILSLLFCCYLIRLRHQAHKELYAYKQVILKEKVKELNLHEICAVCLEEFKPKDELGICPCKHAFHRKCLIKWLEVRKVCPLCNMPVLQLAQLHGKPDPGPPQGPLPGSQNIV; this is encoded by the exons ATGAGCTCAGACTTCCAGCATTACAGTTTCAGGATGCCGAACATCGGGTTCCAGAACCTTCCTCTCAACATATACATCGTGGTTTTCGGCACAGCCATCTTCGTCTTCATCCTCAGCTTGCTCTTCTGTTGCTACTTGATCAG GCTCAGGCATCAGGCACACAAAGAGCTTTACGCCTACAAACAG GTCATACTCAAGGAGAAGGTGAAGGAGCTGAACCTCCATGAG ATCtgtgccgtgtgcctggaggaGTTCAAGCCCAAGGATGAGCTGGGGATCTGTCCCTGCAAACATGCCTTCCACAGGAA GTGCCTCATCAAGTGGCTGGAGGTGCGGAAGGTGTGTCCCCTGTGTAACATGCCGGTGCTGCAGCTGGCGCAGCTGCACGGCAAGCCGGACCCGGGCCCGCCGCAGGGGCCGCTGCCCGGCTCGCAGAACATCGTATAG